One window of the Lactobacillus sp. PV034 genome contains the following:
- the spxB gene encoding pyruvate oxidase, giving the protein MAKINSADAMFQVIYDWGIDHIYGFPGGSFDSGMNAIHDWKDKIKFIEVRHEEAGALAASAEYKYTGKLAVCFGSAGPGAVHLMNGLYDAKYDKVPMVAIVANVPMNRQEIDFFQAFDEKPWFEPVAVWNREAKTKEQLPVLMDEAIRQAYAKKGPAVIIVPKDFGWDKIEDNFRVNANAHRVNTPDPKKESIEEAVKLIKEAKNPVVYFGLGAKHARKELEEFSDKFKMPLMSSVLGKGIVPDEFPAYMGSIGRVAPKPSDDIQTHADLVVWVGNNSPFSLFFFNPNAKVIQVDTDSEKLGKRHKVDVPILADAKKTLRALIEGGDEREESPLYKAALADRKNWNEWQDSFKDSDQMPVRPEPIFDIINKYADDDAIFAIDVGNVNIDFDRLMNLHDKQKWATSGLYATMGFGSPASLAAATAYPDREVWQLAGDGGFAMMNQELLTQARYNMHVLNIVFTNETLGYIQAEQEDESHQPLSGVLLPDNDWAKAAEGMNVKGITVRTKKEFEDAVKKFKKMDGPMLIDIKFTHNMPYSTELNDLDNPEFVQKYQAQALKPFSYFAEKYGVDLDAETGASEHDDKDEKEESVDTSSGASRH; this is encoded by the coding sequence ATGGCAAAAATTAATAGTGCTGATGCTATGTTCCAAGTAATTTATGATTGGGGTATTGATCACATTTATGGTTTCCCTGGTGGTTCTTTTGATTCAGGGATGAATGCTATTCATGATTGGAAAGATAAGATTAAGTTTATTGAAGTTCGTCATGAAGAAGCTGGTGCTCTAGCAGCTTCAGCTGAATATAAATATACTGGTAAGCTTGCTGTCTGCTTTGGCTCAGCAGGTCCTGGTGCCGTTCACTTAATGAATGGTCTTTATGATGCAAAATACGATAAGGTGCCTATGGTAGCGATTGTTGCTAATGTGCCAATGAATCGTCAAGAAATAGATTTCTTCCAAGCCTTTGATGAAAAGCCGTGGTTTGAACCAGTAGCGGTTTGGAATCGTGAAGCTAAAACTAAGGAACAGCTTCCAGTATTAATGGATGAAGCTATTCGTCAAGCTTATGCTAAGAAGGGTCCTGCTGTAATTATTGTACCTAAGGACTTTGGTTGGGATAAAATTGAAGATAATTTCCGTGTAAATGCAAATGCTCACCGTGTAAATACACCAGATCCTAAGAAAGAATCAATTGAAGAAGCTGTTAAATTAATTAAAGAAGCTAAGAACCCAGTAGTTTACTTTGGTTTAGGTGCAAAACATGCACGCAAGGAATTAGAAGAATTTTCTGATAAGTTTAAGATGCCATTAATGTCATCTGTTCTTGGTAAAGGAATTGTGCCAGATGAGTTCCCAGCATATATGGGTTCAATTGGACGTGTTGCACCAAAGCCAAGTGATGATATTCAAACTCATGCTGATTTGGTTGTGTGGGTTGGTAATAACTCACCATTCTCACTTTTCTTCTTCAATCCAAATGCTAAAGTAATTCAAGTTGATACTGATTCAGAAAAATTAGGTAAACGTCACAAGGTCGATGTGCCAATTTTAGCTGATGCAAAGAAGACTTTAAGAGCTTTGATTGAAGGTGGGGATGAAAGAGAAGAATCACCACTTTACAAAGCTGCCTTAGCTGACCGTAAGAACTGGAATGAATGGCAAGATAGCTTTAAAGATTCTGATCAAATGCCAGTAAGACCTGAACCAATCTTTGATATTATTAACAAATATGCTGATGATGATGCTATTTTTGCTATTGATGTTGGTAATGTAAATATCGATTTTGATCGTTTAATGAACTTGCATGATAAACAAAAGTGGGCAACTTCTGGTTTGTATGCAACAATGGGATTTGGTTCTCCAGCTTCTTTAGCCGCAGCTACTGCCTATCCTGATCGTGAAGTATGGCAATTAGCTGGTGATGGTGGTTTTGCCATGATGAACCAAGAATTGCTTACCCAAGCTCGTTACAACATGCATGTTTTGAACATCGTATTTACTAATGAAACTTTGGGTTACATTCAAGCTGAACAAGAAGATGAATCTCACCAACCATTATCAGGTGTCTTACTTCCAGACAATGACTGGGCAAAAGCTGCTGAAGGTATGAATGTTAAGGGTATAACTGTTCGTACTAAGAAAGAATTCGAAGATGCAGTTAAGAAATTTAAGAAGATGGATGGACCAATGTTAATTGACATTAAGTTCACTCACAATATGCCTTACTCAACTGAATTGAATGATTTAGATAATCCAGAATTCGTTCAAAAGTATCAAGCTCAAGCTTTGAAGCCATTTAGCTACTTTGCTGAAAAGTATGGCGTAGATCTTGATGCTGAAACTGGTGCTTCTGAACATGATGATAAAGATGAAAAAGAAGAATCTGTTGATACTTCAAGCGGTGCCTCAAGACACTAA
- the gndA gene encoding NADP-dependent phosphogluconate dehydrogenase, translating into MQQFGVIGLSVMGKNLALNAKNHGFSVAGYSIDKPEVDALAKYEDKDLKPTYTLEDFVNSLERPRKILVQIMAGAPVDEVIQRLIPLLDKGDIIIDGGNSNFHDTVRRSRELESKGIHFIGMGVSGGEEGALNGPALMPGGDEEAYKEVAPILEAMAAKTPTGQACVGYIGPEGSGHYVKMVHNGIEYGIMQIIVEVYDILRTIGKYSNEEMSDIFAKWDESALKSYLIEITAKVLKQKDDLTSGYVVDHILNEASYKGTGNWMLEDAIKLGVPITVIAEAVMARFMSKATFRDDPELATVPEKAPKDLVEKLGKALYLATAVSYAQGFEQMTAAAKTYSWGLHYDTIAQNWEAGCIIRSEMLQDIKSAYRADENLQNLFKAPFFDKVKKEDIGALRDIIKLATDAGIPTPTLSAALNYLESIFNPNLPQNLLQAQRDYFGAHTYQRNDRPGTFHTEWYEEK; encoded by the coding sequence ATGCAACAATTTGGTGTTATTGGTCTTTCAGTTATGGGAAAGAACCTAGCTCTTAATGCAAAGAATCATGGCTTTTCTGTCGCAGGCTATTCAATTGATAAGCCTGAAGTTGATGCTTTAGCAAAATATGAAGATAAAGACCTTAAACCTACTTATACTTTAGAAGACTTTGTAAATTCTTTAGAACGTCCACGCAAAATTTTAGTACAAATTATGGCAGGCGCACCAGTTGATGAAGTTATTCAAAGACTTATTCCTTTGCTTGATAAGGGTGACATTATCATTGATGGGGGTAACTCTAATTTCCACGATACTGTTCGTCGTTCACGTGAATTAGAATCAAAGGGAATTCACTTTATCGGTATGGGTGTATCTGGTGGTGAAGAAGGTGCTCTTAACGGTCCAGCTTTAATGCCAGGTGGAGATGAAGAAGCTTATAAAGAAGTAGCTCCTATTTTGGAAGCAATGGCTGCCAAAACTCCAACTGGCCAAGCTTGTGTTGGTTACATTGGGCCTGAAGGTAGTGGACACTATGTCAAGATGGTTCACAATGGTATTGAATATGGTATTATGCAAATCATTGTTGAAGTGTATGACATCTTGCGTACCATTGGTAAATACTCAAATGAAGAAATGAGTGATATTTTTGCCAAGTGGGATGAAAGTGCTCTTAAGAGTTACTTGATTGAAATTACTGCTAAAGTTTTGAAACAAAAAGATGATTTAACTTCCGGCTATGTAGTTGATCACATTTTAAATGAAGCATCTTACAAGGGAACTGGTAACTGGATGCTCGAAGATGCAATTAAATTGGGTGTTCCAATTACTGTAATTGCTGAAGCTGTTATGGCGCGTTTCATGTCAAAAGCAACTTTTAGAGATGATCCTGAACTAGCTACTGTTCCTGAAAAGGCACCTAAGGATTTAGTTGAAAAGTTGGGCAAAGCTCTTTACTTAGCTACCGCTGTTTCTTATGCTCAAGGTTTTGAACAAATGACTGCAGCTGCTAAGACTTACAGTTGGGGCCTTCACTACGATACAATTGCTCAAAACTGGGAAGCTGGATGTATCATTCGTTCAGAAATGTTACAAGATATTAAGTCTGCTTACCGTGCTGACGAAAACTTGCAAAATCTCTTTAAAGCTCCATTCTTTGATAAAGTGAAGAAGGAAGATATTGGTGCTTTACGTGATATCATCAAATTAGCTACTGATGCTGGCATTCCAACCCCAACTTTAAGTGCAGCGTTGAATTACTTAGAATCAATTTTCAATCCAAACTTGCCACAAAACTTACTTCAAGCACAACGTGATTACTTTGGTGCTCATACTTACCAAAGAAATGATCGTCCAGGTACTTTCCATACTGAATGGTATGAAGAAAAATAA